From a region of the Ardenticatena maritima genome:
- the fabD gene encoding ACP S-malonyltransferase: MQTPVAFVFPGQGAQSVGMGKDFFETYPIARDTFAQADEILGIPLSRLCFEGPKEELDETINTQPALYVTSVAIWRVAMSEGLVPAPLMVAGHSLGEYSALTAAGALPFEAGVQLVRERGRLMKQAGDQNPGAMAAILGLDDETVAAICEKASQPGETVQVANYNCPGQVVISGAKAAIQRAVDLAQAQRARKCVVLDVSIAAHSALMAPIKDEFRRAVEAAPLQTPDVPVVLNLTAQPTTDVDAIRHELIEQLTGSVRWTESVQAMRAAGVQTFIEFGPGGVLSGLIKRIDRQAGRLALASIEDLQQVQA, encoded by the coding sequence GTGCAAACACCCGTTGCGTTTGTTTTCCCCGGTCAGGGCGCGCAAAGCGTCGGCATGGGCAAAGATTTTTTCGAGACGTATCCCATCGCCCGTGACACCTTCGCGCAAGCCGATGAGATTCTCGGCATCCCCCTCTCGCGCCTCTGCTTTGAAGGACCCAAAGAAGAATTGGACGAAACCATCAACACCCAACCGGCGCTCTACGTCACCAGCGTCGCCATCTGGCGCGTAGCGATGAGTGAGGGGCTGGTGCCCGCCCCGCTCATGGTCGCGGGGCATAGCCTGGGCGAATACAGCGCGCTCACAGCCGCCGGCGCCCTGCCGTTTGAAGCCGGCGTGCAACTGGTGCGGGAACGTGGTCGCCTGATGAAACAAGCCGGCGACCAAAACCCCGGCGCAATGGCCGCCATCCTCGGGCTGGACGATGAAACTGTCGCCGCCATCTGCGAAAAAGCCTCGCAACCGGGCGAAACCGTGCAAGTCGCCAACTACAACTGCCCCGGTCAGGTGGTCATCAGCGGCGCCAAAGCCGCCATTCAACGCGCCGTTGACCTCGCCCAAGCCCAACGCGCCCGCAAATGCGTCGTGCTCGACGTCAGCATCGCCGCACATTCGGCGCTCATGGCGCCCATCAAAGATGAATTCCGCCGCGCCGTGGAAGCCGCCCCCTTGCAAACGCCCGACGTGCCCGTCGTGCTCAACCTCACCGCCCAACCCACCACCGACGTGGACGCCATTCGCCATGAACTCATCGAACAACTCACCGGCTCCGTGCGCTGGACGGAGAGCGTGCAAGCCATGCGCGCCGCCGGCGTGCAGACCTTCATCGAATTTGGGCCGGGGGGCGTGTTGAGCGGGCTCATCAAGCGCATTGACCGCCAGGCGGGGCGGCTTGCGCTGGCAAGCATTGAGGATTTGCAACAGGTACAAGCCTGA
- the lepB gene encoding signal peptidase I, producing the protein MSNRAEYNEPNTPLFDDENETPESDLWNYWQLEPSTEHTESSPPAALESTPMLDTPPQPLSSPHPLWGFLRELLETVILTLLIFALVRIPTQTFRIEGSSMLPNFHNGQFLIVNKAVYWFREPQRGEVIVFRFSDNPRKDYIKRVIGLPGETVEVRQGQVYINGQPLEEPWKPNPGSYTKTPITLGPDEYYVLGDNRNNSSDSHLWGPIHRNRIIGKAWFIYWPPPFAISDIPIVGPILSNLLNRWGIHALFYTPSPHWGIVPTFADPLGTPSNAQQEPVNAIEAAPATNSAPAPEAYPSPVQSLPASPPPPPADAYPSPYPGP; encoded by the coding sequence ATGAGCAATCGGGCAGAATACAACGAACCCAACACACCCCTCTTCGACGACGAAAACGAAACGCCAGAAAGCGATTTGTGGAACTACTGGCAACTTGAACCGTCCACCGAGCACACCGAAAGCTCGCCCCCAGCCGCGTTGGAATCAACGCCAATGCTCGACACGCCGCCGCAACCGCTTTCCAGCCCCCACCCGCTTTGGGGCTTTCTCCGCGAACTGCTGGAAACCGTCATCCTGACCCTGCTCATTTTTGCGCTCGTGCGCATTCCCACCCAAACATTCCGCATCGAAGGGTCGAGCATGTTGCCCAACTTTCACAACGGGCAATTCCTGATTGTCAACAAAGCCGTCTATTGGTTCCGTGAGCCACAGCGTGGGGAAGTCATCGTCTTCCGTTTTAGCGACAACCCCCGCAAAGATTACATCAAGCGCGTCATCGGGTTGCCGGGCGAAACGGTGGAAGTGCGTCAGGGGCAGGTCTACATCAACGGGCAGCCGCTTGAAGAACCGTGGAAACCCAACCCCGGTTCGTACACCAAAACGCCCATCACCCTGGGACCAGACGAGTACTACGTCCTGGGCGACAACCGCAACAATTCGAGCGACTCCCATTTGTGGGGTCCCATTCACCGCAACCGCATCATCGGCAAAGCGTGGTTCATCTACTGGCCGCCCCCCTTTGCCATCAGCGATATTCCCATTGTGGGACCCATACTGTCCAACCTGTTGAACCGCTGGGGCATACATGCCCTCTTCTACACGCCTTCCCCCCATTGGGGCATCGTGCCCACCTTTGCCGACCCACTGGGCACTCCATCAAACGCTCAACAGGAACCGGTGAACGCCATCGAAGCCGCTCCCGCCACCAACAGCGCCCCTGCGCCCGAAGCCTACCCGTCGCCCGTGCAAAGCCTTCCCGCGTCGCCCCCGCCGCCCCCCGCCGACGCCTACCCGTCGCCCTATCCGGGTCCCTAG
- the fabG gene encoding 3-oxoacyl-[acyl-carrier-protein] reductase translates to MIDLTGKVALVTGGSRGIGRAICLQLADLGADVAVNYRGNAEAAQEVVDAIQAKGRRAIAVQADVRFYNEVEAMVKTVVKELGTIHILVNNAGLTRDNVMMRMKEEDWDIVIDTNLKGAFNCIKAVQRTMIKNRYGRIVNIISIAGIGGNAGQANYASAKAGLIGLTKSVAKELGSRNITCNAVAPGYIPTDLTADLPEEFVEQARKLTPLGRLGTVEDVAKVVAFFASDAAEFVTGEVLRVDGGMIF, encoded by the coding sequence ATGATTGATTTGACAGGCAAAGTCGCACTCGTCACTGGTGGGTCGCGTGGCATTGGCCGCGCCATCTGCTTGCAACTCGCCGACCTCGGCGCAGACGTGGCAGTGAACTATCGCGGCAACGCCGAAGCCGCCCAAGAAGTGGTGGACGCCATCCAGGCTAAAGGGCGGCGCGCCATCGCCGTGCAAGCCGACGTGCGCTTCTATAATGAAGTCGAAGCCATGGTCAAAACCGTGGTCAAGGAATTGGGCACAATCCACATTTTGGTGAACAACGCCGGGCTGACGCGCGACAATGTGATGATGCGCATGAAAGAAGAAGATTGGGACATTGTGATTGACACCAATCTCAAAGGCGCATTCAACTGTATCAAAGCCGTGCAACGCACCATGATCAAGAACCGCTATGGGCGCATCGTCAACATCATCTCGATCGCCGGTATCGGCGGCAACGCGGGGCAAGCCAACTACGCCTCCGCCAAAGCCGGCCTCATCGGGCTGACGAAGAGCGTTGCCAAAGAACTCGGTTCGCGCAACATTACGTGCAACGCGGTTGCGCCGGGCTACATCCCCACCGACCTGACCGCCGACCTGCCCGAAGAGTTTGTCGAGCAAGCCCGCAAACTCACCCCGTTGGGGCGGCTCGGCACGGTGGAAGACGTCGCCAAAGTGGTTGCGTTCTTTGCCAGCGACGCCGCCGAATTTGTGACCGGCGAGGTTCTGCGCGTTGACGGGGGCATGATTTTCTGA
- the tatB gene encoding Sec-independent protein translocase protein TatB, with amino-acid sequence MEIFNIGVGEMIVIAIIGLLVFGPERLPEVMRQVAKVTKQIQALSSEFNKALQESLQEIESPVNETREIVKRNLEEARATITETEQHIKNTENELAGELASILGTDLMETPPATSPDETPPPTETPETHDHETTR; translated from the coding sequence ATGGAAATTTTCAACATCGGCGTCGGTGAAATGATCGTCATCGCCATCATTGGCTTGCTGGTCTTCGGGCCTGAACGGTTGCCCGAGGTCATGCGCCAGGTGGCGAAAGTGACCAAGCAGATTCAGGCGCTTTCCAGCGAATTCAACAAGGCGCTGCAAGAATCACTGCAAGAGATTGAATCGCCCGTCAACGAAACACGCGAAATTGTCAAGCGCAATCTGGAAGAAGCGCGCGCGACCATCACCGAAACCGAACAACACATCAAAAATACCGAGAATGAACTGGCGGGTGAATTGGCGAGCATCTTGGGCACTGATTTGATGGAAACGCCACCAGCAACCAGCCCGGATGAGACGCCGCCGCCAACAGAGACACCAGAAACCCATGACCACGAAACCACACGCTGA
- a CDS encoding Glu/Leu/Phe/Val family dehydrogenase: MLHVSPDVVRSPFVIAQQQFDAAADVLNLDPAMREFLRWPLREFHFRIPVKMDDGSVRIFQAFRVQYNDARGPTKGGIRFHPEETIDTVRALAAWMTWKTAVMDLPLGGGKGGVVCNPKELSEGELERLSRGYMRQVARLVGPELDVPAPDVYTNPQIMAWMMDEYNVIVGRHEPGVITGKPPALGGSKGRHDATARGGIYAVREAAKVLGIDLRGQPAAIQGYGNAGSYAHKLAVELLGMKVVAVSDSRGGIYNPDGLDYEAVLAHKRETGSVVGFSGAQPLGSNDVLEVPVTVLFPAALENVITSENAPRIQARIVAELANGPTTPEADEILHARDIFVIPDFLCNAGGVTVSYFEQVQDAMNYFWTEEEVYQRLDEKMTRAFHDVHEAAQEWKVHNRLAAYIVAVSRVAEAVRLRGWV, translated from the coding sequence ATGCTTCACGTTTCACCTGACGTTGTCCGCTCACCGTTTGTGATCGCACAGCAGCAATTCGACGCTGCCGCTGATGTCCTCAACCTTGACCCGGCTATGCGCGAATTTTTGCGTTGGCCGCTCCGTGAGTTCCATTTCCGTATCCCCGTGAAGATGGATGATGGTTCGGTGCGTATCTTCCAGGCGTTTCGCGTGCAGTATAACGACGCACGCGGTCCCACGAAAGGGGGCATTCGTTTTCATCCTGAAGAAACCATTGACACCGTGCGTGCGCTGGCTGCCTGGATGACTTGGAAGACGGCGGTGATGGATTTGCCGCTGGGGGGCGGCAAAGGTGGTGTGGTGTGCAATCCCAAAGAACTCTCGGAAGGGGAGTTGGAGCGCCTCAGCCGTGGCTACATGCGGCAAGTGGCGCGGCTTGTTGGACCTGAGTTGGATGTGCCCGCGCCGGATGTCTACACCAACCCGCAAATCATGGCATGGATGATGGACGAGTACAACGTGATTGTGGGACGGCACGAGCCTGGCGTGATTACGGGAAAACCGCCGGCGTTGGGCGGATCGAAAGGACGCCATGATGCAACGGCGCGCGGTGGTATCTATGCCGTGCGCGAGGCCGCCAAAGTGCTGGGAATTGACCTGCGTGGGCAACCGGCAGCCATTCAGGGGTATGGCAATGCCGGTTCGTATGCGCACAAATTGGCTGTCGAGTTGCTGGGCATGAAAGTGGTGGCGGTCTCGGATTCGCGCGGCGGGATTTACAATCCCGATGGGTTGGACTACGAGGCGGTGCTGGCGCACAAGCGTGAAACGGGTTCGGTTGTGGGCTTTTCCGGGGCGCAGCCGCTAGGGTCCAATGATGTGTTGGAAGTGCCGGTGACGGTGCTCTTCCCCGCTGCGTTGGAGAACGTCATCACGTCTGAAAACGCGCCACGCATTCAGGCGCGCATTGTAGCCGAATTGGCGAATGGCCCCACTACCCCTGAAGCCGATGAGATTTTGCATGCGCGGGACATCTTTGTCATTCCCGATTTTCTGTGCAATGCGGGCGGCGTCACGGTTTCCTATTTCGAGCAGGTGCAAGACGCCATGAATTACTTCTGGACGGAGGAAGAGGTGTATCAGCGCCTGGATGAAAAGATGACGCGCGCATTCCACGATGTGCATGAAGCCGCACAGGAATGGAAGGTGCACAATCGTCTGGCAGCCTACATTGTGGCAGTTTCGCGCGTGGCGGAAGCGGTGCGTTTGCGTGGATGGGTGTAG
- a CDS encoding DUF2630 family protein: MQQSTLDLIQKLSNERQELYRLASQHRLTPEQRQRLQEINRQLPILWDRHRRELAAGQPVSTDRYRPNRAA, encoded by the coding sequence ATGCAACAATCCACGCTGGACCTCATCCAAAAGTTGTCGAATGAACGCCAGGAACTCTACCGCTTGGCGTCGCAACATCGGCTCACACCCGAACAGCGCCAGCGTCTGCAAGAAATCAACCGGCAATTGCCCATCTTGTGGGACCGCCATCGCCGCGAACTCGCCGCCGGGCAACCGGTAAGCACCGACCGCTACCGCCCCAACCGTGCGGCATAA
- the nusB gene encoding transcription antitermination factor NusB, which yields MIAARRQARELALQALYELDMTRHPVGEVIETRLRETEDLLPEAEPFMRQLVRGVVEHRDEIDPYVAQIAPEWPIEQMAVVDRNILRLALYELLYTPETPYKVVINEAVELAKEFGGPNSPRFINGALGTFVSMYLNRASSQE from the coding sequence GTGATTGCAGCACGCCGTCAAGCCCGTGAGTTAGCCTTACAAGCACTCTACGAACTGGATATGACACGCCACCCGGTGGGAGAGGTCATCGAAACGCGCTTGCGCGAAACCGAAGACCTGCTCCCCGAGGCGGAGCCCTTTATGCGCCAACTCGTGCGCGGCGTTGTTGAACACCGCGACGAGATTGACCCTTACGTCGCGCAAATCGCGCCGGAATGGCCCATCGAACAAATGGCGGTGGTGGACCGCAACATCTTGCGCCTGGCGCTCTACGAACTGCTTTACACGCCCGAAACACCGTACAAGGTCGTCATCAATGAAGCGGTGGAACTGGCAAAAGAGTTTGGCGGTCCGAACTCGCCGCGCTTTATCAACGGCGCGTTGGGCACATTCGTGAGTATGTATCTGAATCGCGCATCGAGTCAGGAATAG
- a CDS encoding Asp23/Gls24 family envelope stress response protein encodes MSEYEGDSVRVAPEVITTIATRAAQGVPGVARLRSPRAARVFASRQHDVYITIDEDDSVNVELNIVAAPNVNLRTLGENVQKAIQRAIEDIVGMRVGSIDVFIEDIAYDTDNQEEDA; translated from the coding sequence ATGAGCGAGTACGAAGGCGATTCGGTGCGTGTCGCACCCGAAGTGATTACAACGATTGCAACCCGCGCGGCGCAGGGCGTGCCCGGTGTGGCACGCCTGCGCTCGCCACGTGCGGCGCGTGTGTTTGCTTCGCGCCAGCACGACGTGTACATCACCATTGACGAAGATGACAGTGTCAACGTCGAACTGAACATTGTGGCCGCGCCCAACGTCAATTTGCGCACATTGGGCGAAAATGTACAAAAAGCGATTCAGCGCGCCATTGAAGACATTGTCGGTATGCGTGTCGGTTCGATAGACGTGTTTATCGAAGACATCGCCTATGATACCGACAACCAGGAAGAGGACGCCTAA
- the tatC gene encoding twin-arginine translocase subunit TatC, with protein sequence MTTKPHADIEETYDGEAKPLIEHLRELRTRLFRAVAFLLVTTLASVFAADRFLQILTKPLLLPPQAIRPTETIIVYFKVALIMGLAIAMPEILYEIIAFVTPGLTRKEKRYLFFFLPAAALLFISGVAFGAFVALPAALGFLQQFGKSFAEIQWTLDSYISFVTTFLLWLGLGFQTPLVIFTLAKLNIVRYETLKKNIRWAFLIAAILAAMITPTPDPFNMMIVAIPLFFLYVFGVFLARFA encoded by the coding sequence ATGACCACGAAACCACACGCTGACATCGAAGAAACGTATGACGGCGAAGCCAAACCATTGATAGAACACCTGCGCGAACTCCGCACGCGGTTGTTCCGCGCGGTGGCGTTTTTGCTGGTGACAACATTGGCTTCCGTTTTTGCGGCTGACCGCTTTTTGCAAATCCTCACCAAGCCGTTGCTTCTGCCGCCCCAAGCCATTCGCCCAACCGAAACGATCATTGTCTATTTCAAAGTGGCGCTCATCATGGGGCTGGCGATTGCCATGCCCGAAATTCTGTACGAAATCATTGCATTCGTGACGCCGGGGCTGACGCGCAAGGAAAAGCGCTATCTCTTCTTCTTCCTGCCGGCGGCGGCGTTGCTCTTCATCAGTGGTGTGGCGTTCGGTGCGTTCGTTGCCTTACCCGCCGCACTTGGGTTCCTCCAACAATTCGGGAAAAGTTTTGCTGAAATCCAGTGGACGCTCGACAGTTATATCTCGTTTGTCACCACCTTCTTGCTCTGGCTGGGGCTGGGCTTCCAAACGCCGCTGGTCATTTTCACGCTAGCCAAACTCAACATTGTGCGCTATGAGACGCTGAAAAAGAACATTCGCTGGGCGTTCCTGATTGCGGCGATTCTGGCCGCCATGATTACGCCCACACCCGACCCCTTCAACATGATGATTGTGGCGATACCGCTCTTTTTCCTCTATGTGTTCGGTGTTTTTCTGGCGCGCTTCGCCTGA